The nucleotide window CGCTGCTGGTGGCGATTTCTGTAGGCACCAGTGCGGTACACACGCTGCTCAGCTCGATTCCGGAAGTGGTCACCAATGGCCTGAACATCGCTGGCGGCATGATTGTCGTGGTGGGTTACGCAATGGTCATCAATATGATGCGCGCCGGCTACCTGATGCCCTTCTTCTACCTCGGCTTTGTGACAGCCGCCTTTACCAGCTTTAACCTGGTGGCGCTGGGCGTGATTGGTGTGGTGATGGCGGTGCTGTATATCCAGCTGGCACCGAAATATAACCGCGTGGCGGGCGCAGCCTCTGCCGGCCCGGCGCAAAATGACCTCGATAACGAACTCGACTAGGAACAGGTGACATCATGGCCGATACAACTCACGCTCCAAAAAAACTCACACCCGGTGACGTACGTGGCGTCTTCCTGCGCTCTAACCTGTTCCAGGGTTCGTGGAACTTTGAACGTATGCAGGCGCTGGGCTTCTGTTTCTCGATGGTACCGGTGATCCGCCGTCTCTATCCGGAGAACAACGAGGCGCGTAAACAGGCGATCAAACGTCATCTGGAATTTTTCAACACCCACCCTTATGTGGCGGCGCCGGTGCTGGGCGTCACCATGGCGATGGAAGAGCAGCGCGCTAACGGCGCCGCCATTGATGACGGTGCGATTAACGGGATCAAAGTGGGCCTGATGGGTCCGCTGGCAGGCGTCGGCGATCCGATTTTCTGGGGAACCGTGCGGCCGGTGTTTGCGGCACTCGGCGCCGGTATCGCCATGAGCGGCAGCCTGCTCGGCCCGCTGCTGTTCTTCTTCCTGTTTAATATCGCCCGCCTGCTGACCCGCTATTACGGCGTGGCGTACGGCTACCGTAAAGGGGTGGATATCGTGGGGGATATGGGCGGCGGTTTCCTGCAGAAGCTGACCGAAGGGGCATCAATACTCGGGCTGTTTGTGATGGGGGCGCTGGTCAACAAGTGGACACACGTGAACGTGCCGCTGGTGGTGTCCCGTATTACCGACCAGACCGGCAAAACCACCGTTACCACGGTGCAGTCGATTCTGGATCAGCTGATGCCGGGCTTAATTCCGCTGCTGCTGACCTTTGGCTGTATGTGGCTGCTGCGCCGCAAGGTGAACGCGCTGTGGATTATCGTGGGCTTCTTTGCGATTGGTATTTTTGGTTACTGGATTGGCCTGCTGGGTCTGTAATTAACCTGCCGGGAGCACGGCGCTCCCGGCCTCTCCCGCCAGCGTGGCGGCTGCGACCCGGCCGCGCGCGGC belongs to Candidatus Pantoea soli and includes:
- a CDS encoding PTS mannose transporter subunit IID gives rise to the protein MADTTHAPKKLTPGDVRGVFLRSNLFQGSWNFERMQALGFCFSMVPVIRRLYPENNEARKQAIKRHLEFFNTHPYVAAPVLGVTMAMEEQRANGAAIDDGAINGIKVGLMGPLAGVGDPIFWGTVRPVFAALGAGIAMSGSLLGPLLFFFLFNIARLLTRYYGVAYGYRKGVDIVGDMGGGFLQKLTEGASILGLFVMGALVNKWTHVNVPLVVSRITDQTGKTTVTTVQSILDQLMPGLIPLLLTFGCMWLLRRKVNALWIIVGFFAIGIFGYWIGLLGL